In a single window of the Streptomyces sp. NBC_00285 genome:
- a CDS encoding type A2 lantipeptide, giving the protein MNSTPQVETVEISDADLDNVSGGLALNALGTVTGLVDGVAPVSGVVNTVVGTVEGVTGLSTAPVTGLVSGL; this is encoded by the coding sequence ATGAACTCCACCCCCCAGGTTGAGACCGTCGAGATCTCGGACGCCGACCTCGACAACGTCTCCGGCGGCCTCGCCCTCAACGCCCTCGGCACCGTCACCGGCCTGGTGGACGGCGTCGCCCCGGTTTCCGGCGTGGTCAACACGGTTGTCGGCACCGTCGAGGGTGTCACCGGCCTGAGCACCGCCCCGGTCACCGGCCTGGTTTCCGGTCTCTGA
- a CDS encoding MFS transporter produces MSEKTLTESSREDAVQAHPDASTKRWWILAVVALAQLMVVLDATIVNIALPSAQADLGFSDGNRQWIVTAYALAFASLLLLGGRIADLFGRKTAFLIGVVGFAAVSALGGAATNFEMLVTARALQGAFGALLAPAALSLLNTTFTDAKERAKAFSVYGAIAGAGGAVGLLLGGVLTDALDWRWTLYVNVAIAVVAFAGGWLLLHNHRDAANSKLDVPGTVLVAGGLFSLVYGFSNAETHDWNSPLTWGFLIAGGALLAAFTWWQTRTAHPLLPLRILLDRNRAASFLAVLISGGGMFGVFLFLTYYLQLNLGFSPTKTGVAFLPMVAALMVAAQVGTTMLVPRIGPKAIIPLGFAVAAAGMAWLAGIDVGSDYVSAVLPQLIVIGLGLGLVMPPAMQLATGGVASEDAGVASATVNAMQQVGGSIGTALLNTLAASAATDYLVGRNAANKLVQAQATIESYTTAFWWSAGLFAVGAVITLLLFRSGVPEQDADAAPVVHM; encoded by the coding sequence ATGTCCGAGAAGACTTTGACCGAGAGCAGCCGGGAGGACGCCGTACAGGCGCACCCCGACGCCTCGACCAAGCGGTGGTGGATTCTCGCCGTCGTCGCCCTCGCCCAGCTGATGGTGGTCCTCGACGCCACCATCGTGAACATCGCACTGCCCTCGGCCCAGGCCGACCTCGGCTTCTCCGACGGCAACCGGCAGTGGATCGTCACTGCGTACGCGTTGGCGTTCGCGTCCCTGCTGCTGCTCGGCGGCCGGATCGCCGACCTGTTCGGCCGCAAGACCGCCTTCCTCATCGGTGTCGTCGGCTTCGCCGCCGTCTCCGCGCTCGGCGGTGCCGCCACCAACTTCGAGATGCTGGTCACCGCCCGCGCCCTGCAGGGTGCCTTCGGCGCGCTCCTCGCGCCCGCCGCGCTCTCGCTGCTCAACACGACGTTCACCGACGCCAAGGAACGCGCCAAGGCGTTCAGTGTCTACGGCGCCATCGCCGGTGCCGGCGGTGCGGTGGGCCTGCTGCTCGGTGGCGTCCTGACCGACGCCCTGGACTGGCGCTGGACGCTCTACGTCAACGTCGCCATCGCCGTCGTCGCCTTCGCGGGCGGCTGGCTGCTGCTGCACAACCACCGCGACGCCGCGAACTCCAAGCTGGACGTGCCCGGCACGGTACTGGTCGCCGGCGGTCTCTTCTCCCTGGTGTACGGCTTCTCCAACGCCGAGACCCACGACTGGAACTCTCCCCTGACCTGGGGCTTCCTGATCGCGGGCGGAGCGCTGCTGGCCGCCTTCACCTGGTGGCAGACCCGTACCGCGCACCCCCTGCTGCCGCTGCGCATCCTGCTGGACCGCAACCGTGCCGCATCCTTCCTGGCCGTGCTGATCTCCGGCGGCGGCATGTTCGGCGTCTTCCTCTTCCTCACCTACTACCTCCAGCTGAACCTCGGCTTCAGCCCCACGAAGACCGGCGTGGCCTTCCTGCCGATGGTCGCCGCGCTGATGGTCGCGGCCCAGGTCGGCACCACGATGCTGGTGCCCCGGATCGGCCCGAAGGCGATCATCCCGCTGGGCTTCGCGGTCGCCGCGGCCGGCATGGCCTGGCTCGCCGGGATCGACGTCGGCTCCGACTACGTCTCCGCGGTGCTGCCGCAGCTGATCGTGATCGGACTCGGCCTCGGCCTGGTCATGCCGCCGGCCATGCAACTGGCCACCGGCGGGGTGGCGTCCGAGGATGCCGGTGTCGCCTCCGCCACCGTCAACGCCATGCAGCAGGTGGGCGGTTCGATCGGTACGGCGCTGCTGAACACGCTGGCCGCGAGCGCCGCCACCGACTACCTGGTCGGCAGGAACGCCGCGAACAAGCTGGTCCAGGCCCAGGCGACGATCGAGAGCTACACCACCGCCTTCTGGTGGTCGGCGGGCCTCTTCGCCGTCGGCGCCGTGATCACCCTCCTGCTCTTCCGGAGCGGGGTGCCGGAGCAGGACGCGGACGCCGCACCCGTCGTCCACATGTAG
- a CDS encoding NHLP bacteriocin export ABC transporter permease/ATPase subunit, whose translation MTTAHEGDVVLTALGQMGTRVDCAGFSRIDLEGPQVLWLVVSGAVDLFAVDAGQQGHWHHLGRLEPGALLLGPVAGPHHTLVARPLRDCVVHRIGLRELYEPTNTQTWSYDEYGNPQYVPPTTSPLEYALALGVGRSLSILFQAPMADERAAAPTDDDVFWMQVPPGSVQYGSLYGAEAAADLLMDPGVWQSMVDQQYRLLTTLDRWIEELERTHETRTAAGIRAGEAVRVQADRTLLASIGRSKQRATAADADASYAACKLVAEAAGIPLAENAQSGTESERLDPVERIALASRVRIRSVRLEGSWWHDNIGPLVGHRALSGAPVALLWRRGGYVAVHPATGRETPVEKDNTEEFEPRAVMFYRPLPDRKLGLPGLLRFSMRGTGGDVSNLLLSGLVTVAIGALVPIATGKVLGEFVPKAQTGLIVQVCLAVMVSGVVTAAFMLLQNLTMLRLEGRIEATLQPAVWDRLLRLPTKFFTERSTGELASQAMGISSIRRMMAGIGPAVAQSVTVGAMNLGLLFWYSAPMAMAAIGMLVVIAAGFLGLGLWQVRWQRRLVVLGNKLNNQAFQTLRGLPKLRVAAAENYAYAAWASEFARSRELQQKVGRIKNLTTVMGSVYLPLCTLLMFMLLAGPARGSMSAAEFLTFNTSVTMLLTAVTSLTGSFVSVVAALPLFEEIKPVLDASPEVRTASTRPGPLTGAMEARKLSFRYSDDGPLILDDVSFEIRPGEFVAIVGPSGCGKSTLLRLLIGFDRPVSGSVLYDGQDLAALDQSAVRRQCGVVLQHAQPFTGSILDVICGTEPYTPEEAMAAASMAGLAEDIQRMPMGLHTIVSGSGAISGGQRQRLMIAQALIRRPRILFFDEATSALDNDTQRTVIESTKALNATRIVIAHRLSTVLDADRVIVMENGKVAQQGPPAQLLADTGGRLHELVRRQMA comes from the coding sequence ATGACTACCGCACACGAAGGGGACGTGGTCCTCACCGCCCTCGGTCAGATGGGCACGCGCGTCGACTGCGCCGGGTTCAGCCGCATCGACCTCGAAGGCCCGCAGGTGCTGTGGCTGGTGGTGTCCGGTGCCGTGGACCTGTTCGCGGTGGACGCCGGACAGCAGGGCCACTGGCATCACCTGGGCCGTCTGGAGCCGGGCGCCCTGCTGCTCGGGCCGGTGGCAGGGCCCCATCACACCCTGGTGGCACGCCCCCTCAGGGACTGCGTGGTGCACCGCATCGGCCTGCGCGAGCTGTACGAACCCACGAACACCCAGACCTGGTCGTACGACGAGTACGGCAACCCCCAGTACGTACCGCCGACGACGAGCCCTCTGGAGTACGCCCTCGCGCTCGGAGTGGGCCGGAGTCTGTCCATCCTCTTCCAGGCGCCGATGGCCGACGAGCGGGCCGCCGCCCCGACCGACGACGACGTCTTCTGGATGCAGGTGCCGCCGGGCAGCGTGCAGTACGGCTCGCTCTACGGCGCCGAGGCAGCCGCCGACCTGCTGATGGACCCCGGGGTCTGGCAGAGCATGGTCGACCAGCAGTACCGGCTGCTGACCACGCTGGACCGCTGGATCGAGGAGCTGGAGCGCACCCACGAGACCCGGACGGCCGCCGGTATCAGGGCCGGTGAGGCGGTGCGTGTCCAGGCCGACCGGACACTGCTGGCGTCCATCGGCCGGTCGAAGCAGCGGGCGACGGCCGCCGACGCGGACGCAAGTTATGCGGCGTGCAAGCTGGTCGCCGAGGCCGCCGGGATCCCCCTCGCCGAGAACGCCCAGAGCGGCACCGAGAGCGAGCGCCTGGACCCGGTCGAGCGCATCGCTCTCGCCTCCCGGGTCCGCATCAGGTCCGTACGCCTGGAGGGCAGTTGGTGGCACGACAACATCGGTCCCCTGGTCGGTCACCGCGCCCTGTCGGGTGCACCGGTCGCGCTGCTGTGGCGGCGCGGCGGTTATGTGGCGGTGCACCCGGCGACGGGACGGGAGACTCCGGTCGAGAAGGACAACACGGAGGAGTTCGAGCCCCGCGCGGTGATGTTCTACCGCCCCCTTCCCGACCGGAAGCTCGGCTTGCCCGGACTTCTCCGGTTCAGCATGCGCGGCACCGGCGGCGACGTGTCGAACCTGCTGCTCAGCGGTCTGGTGACGGTGGCGATCGGCGCCCTCGTCCCGATCGCCACCGGAAAGGTGCTCGGTGAGTTCGTACCGAAGGCGCAGACCGGTCTGATCGTCCAGGTGTGTCTGGCCGTGATGGTCAGCGGTGTGGTGACGGCGGCCTTCATGCTGCTCCAGAACCTCACCATGCTCCGCCTGGAGGGCCGTATCGAGGCGACCCTCCAGCCGGCGGTGTGGGACCGGCTCCTGAGGCTGCCCACGAAGTTCTTCACCGAGCGCTCCACCGGTGAACTGGCCAGTCAGGCCATGGGCATCAGCTCGATCCGCCGGATGATGGCGGGCATCGGCCCGGCGGTCGCCCAGTCGGTGACCGTCGGCGCGATGAACCTGGGGCTGCTGTTCTGGTACAGCGCGCCGATGGCCATGGCGGCGATCGGCATGCTCGTCGTGATCGCCGCGGGGTTCCTGGGGCTCGGGCTGTGGCAGGTGCGCTGGCAGCGACGGCTGGTGGTCCTCGGCAACAAGCTGAACAACCAGGCCTTCCAGACCTTGCGCGGTCTGCCCAAGCTCCGGGTCGCGGCGGCCGAGAACTACGCCTACGCGGCCTGGGCCTCGGAGTTCGCCCGCAGCCGCGAACTCCAGCAGAAGGTCGGCCGCATCAAGAACCTCACCACGGTGATGGGCTCGGTGTACCTCCCGCTGTGCACCCTGCTGATGTTCATGCTGCTGGCGGGCCCGGCGCGCGGCTCGATGTCGGCGGCGGAGTTCCTCACCTTCAACACCTCGGTGACGATGCTGCTGACCGCGGTCACCTCGCTCACCGGCTCGTTCGTCTCGGTGGTGGCCGCGCTCCCGCTGTTCGAGGAGATCAAGCCGGTCCTGGACGCCTCCCCGGAGGTCCGCACCGCGAGCACCCGACCGGGTCCGCTCACCGGGGCGATGGAGGCCCGCAAGCTCTCCTTCCGCTACTCCGACGACGGTCCCCTGATCCTCGACGACGTGTCCTTCGAGATCCGGCCGGGCGAGTTCGTGGCGATCGTCGGCCCGAGCGGCTGCGGCAAGTCGACGCTGCTCAGGCTGCTGATCGGCTTCGACCGCCCGGTCTCCGGGAGTGTCCTGTACGACGGCCAGGACCTGGCGGCCCTCGACCAGTCGGCGGTGCGCAGACAGTGCGGTGTCGTCCTCCAGCACGCCCAGCCGTTCACGGGCTCCATCCTGGACGTCATCTGCGGCACCGAGCCCTACACCCCGGAGGAGGCGATGGCGGCGGCCTCGATGGCGGGGCTCGCGGAGGACATCCAGCGGATGCCGATGGGTCTGCACACCATCGTCTCGGGCAGCGGTGCCATCTCCGGCGGCCAGCGCCAACGCCTGATGATCGCCCAGGCGTTGATCCGTCGGCCGCGGATCCTCTTCTTCGACGAGGCGACCAGCGCCCTGGACAACGACACCCAGCGCACGGTCATCGAGTCCACCAAGGCCCTCAACGCCACCCGGATCGTCATCGCCCACCGTCTGTCCACGGTGCTGGACGCGGACCGTGTGATCGTGATGGAGAACGGCAAGGTCGCCCAGCAGGGACCGCCGGCGCAGCTCCTCGCGGACACCGGCGGGCGGCTGCACGAGCTGGTGCGACGGCAGATGGCGTGA
- a CDS encoding GNAT family N-acetyltransferase: protein MSDLHIRHATPADIDAVLRFWRDAAEGTSISDDHDGVARLIARDPEALLLAERDGLLTGTVIAGFDGWRCSAYRLAVHPDHRRRGIATALLAAAEQRFADLGGRRVDAMVLEANEQAHHAWAAAGYHREDHWRRWVKPL from the coding sequence ATGAGCGATCTCCACATCCGCCACGCCACCCCTGCCGACATCGACGCCGTGCTGCGGTTCTGGCGCGACGCCGCGGAAGGAACGAGCATCAGCGACGACCACGACGGAGTGGCCCGACTCATCGCGCGCGACCCCGAGGCCCTGCTTCTCGCAGAGCGGGACGGCCTGCTCACGGGAACCGTGATCGCCGGCTTCGACGGCTGGCGATGCTCCGCCTACCGGCTCGCCGTACATCCGGACCACCGCCGACGGGGCATCGCGACCGCCCTGCTGGCCGCAGCCGAACAGCGCTTCGCCGATCTGGGCGGGCGACGCGTCGACGCCATGGTCCTGGAGGCCAACGAACAGGCACACCACGCCTGGGCCGCCGCCGGCTACCACCGCGAGGACCACTGGCGCCGCTGGGTCAAGCCGCTGTAG
- a CDS encoding HlyD family efflux transporter periplasmic adaptor subunit, with translation MQFRQQALAKLQSPEELDLPVRFARPQGWLVMSVTVVVMAAAAVWAVTGSVASTVSAPAILTHGQGSYILQSPVAGQVTQVLAAEGRQLPAGSPVLKVRTPKGDTVVRTVAAGRVTALAATIGQIISTGANVAAVEKVAHSSDPMYATVYVPAENAASIPANAPVDLTVSSVPTQEYGVLRGHVKSVDRSAQSAQQIAAFLGDSQLGEQFSKDGRPVAVLVKLDRSRGTKSGYKWSSAEGPPFVLTSMTVASGSIRLADQRPVDWLLP, from the coding sequence GTGCAGTTCCGCCAACAGGCCCTCGCCAAGCTCCAGTCCCCGGAGGAGCTCGACCTTCCGGTGCGTTTCGCCCGCCCGCAGGGCTGGCTCGTGATGTCCGTGACGGTGGTCGTGATGGCCGCCGCTGCCGTGTGGGCGGTGACCGGCTCGGTCGCCTCCACGGTGAGTGCGCCCGCCATCCTCACGCACGGGCAGGGCAGTTACATCCTGCAGAGCCCGGTCGCCGGCCAGGTCACGCAGGTGCTCGCCGCGGAGGGGCGGCAACTGCCCGCCGGCTCCCCGGTACTGAAGGTCCGCACGCCCAAGGGCGACACGGTCGTCCGCACGGTCGCCGCGGGCCGGGTCACCGCGCTGGCGGCCACCATCGGTCAGATCATCTCCACCGGTGCGAACGTCGCTGCCGTGGAGAAGGTCGCCCACAGCTCCGACCCGATGTACGCCACGGTGTACGTGCCCGCCGAGAACGCGGCCTCCATCCCGGCGAACGCCCCCGTGGACCTGACCGTCTCCTCGGTCCCCACCCAGGAGTACGGCGTGCTGCGCGGCCATGTGAAGTCGGTGGACCGTTCGGCGCAGTCGGCACAGCAGATCGCCGCGTTCCTCGGGGACAGCCAGCTCGGCGAGCAGTTCTCCAAGGACGGCCGTCCGGTCGCCGTCCTGGTGAAGCTGGACAGGTCCCGGGGCACGAAGAGCGGTTACAAGTGGTCCTCTGCCGAGGGCCCGCCGTTCGTGCTCACCTCCATGACCGTGGCCTCGGGATCGATCCGGCTGGCCGATCAGCGCCCCGTCGATTGGCTGCTGCCATGA
- a CDS encoding NHLP family bacteriocin export ABC transporter peptidase/permease/ATPase subunit: MSTAQDTRGRRRSAPPKRPVPTGKAKTVRTPTVLQMEAVECGAASLAMVLGHYGRHVPLEELRIACGVSRDGSRASNLLKAARSYGLTAKGMQMDTAALAGVKTPAVLFWEFNHYVVYDGMGRRFGRRGVYINDPGKGRRFVPMEDFDGSFTGVVLVMEPGEGFSTGGRKPGILGAMPARLRGTAGTMPASVLASLLLVLVGAATPALSRTYIDMFLIGGQTSLLGVLFASMGTCVALTLALTWLQQANLLHGRIISSTLSSARFLRHLLRLPVTFFSQRSPADLVQRLQSNDQVAETLSRDLAAAGVDAVVVVLYAILLYTYDPQLTYVGIGVALLNVAAMRVVIRLRATRTAKLRADSARLTNTAYTGLQLIETMKATGGEDGYFRKWAGQHATTLEEQQRLGVPSAWLGVVAPMLATFNSALILWIGGMRAVEGGISVGLLVAFQALVTRFTAPITRLNGVAGRIQDFAADVARLKDVENFKADPLYDRPGAGDSTRRLQGHVELQNITFGYNPLDKPLLTGFDLTVGPGRQVALVGGSGSGKSTVSRLISGLYAPWEGVIRIDGQRLDDIPRGALASSVSFVDQDVFLFEGSVRDNVALWDPSIPDDAVVDALRDAALYDVVLRRPGGIHSRVEQDGRNFSGGQRQRLEIARALVRRPSILVLDEVTSALDAETELTVMDNLRKRGCACVVIAHRLSTVRDSDEIVVLQHGTIVERGRHEELVARGGAYAALVKER; encoded by the coding sequence ATGAGCACCGCACAGGACACCCGGGGCAGACGCCGCTCCGCCCCGCCCAAGCGCCCGGTCCCCACGGGGAAGGCGAAGACGGTCCGGACCCCCACCGTCCTGCAGATGGAGGCCGTGGAGTGCGGGGCCGCGTCCCTCGCCATGGTGCTCGGCCACTACGGCAGGCATGTGCCGCTGGAGGAGCTGCGCATCGCCTGCGGCGTCTCCCGGGACGGCTCGCGCGCCAGCAACCTCCTCAAGGCGGCCCGCAGTTACGGTCTGACGGCCAAGGGCATGCAGATGGACACGGCCGCGCTCGCCGGGGTGAAGACACCGGCCGTACTGTTCTGGGAGTTCAACCACTACGTCGTGTACGACGGCATGGGGCGCCGCTTCGGCCGCCGCGGTGTGTACATCAACGACCCGGGCAAGGGCCGCCGTTTCGTTCCCATGGAGGACTTCGACGGCAGCTTCACCGGTGTCGTGCTGGTGATGGAGCCCGGTGAGGGCTTCTCCACGGGCGGCCGCAAACCGGGGATCCTCGGCGCGATGCCGGCCCGGCTGCGCGGCACCGCGGGCACCATGCCCGCGTCGGTCCTCGCCAGTCTGCTGCTGGTGCTGGTCGGCGCCGCCACGCCCGCGCTGAGCCGTACCTACATCGACATGTTCCTGATCGGCGGCCAGACCTCCCTGCTCGGCGTGCTGTTCGCGTCGATGGGCACGTGTGTGGCCCTCACCCTCGCCCTGACCTGGCTCCAGCAGGCGAACCTGCTGCACGGCCGCATCATCTCCTCGACCCTCTCCAGCGCCCGCTTCCTGCGCCATCTGCTGCGCCTGCCGGTGACGTTCTTCTCCCAGCGCAGCCCCGCCGACCTGGTCCAGCGACTCCAGTCGAACGACCAGGTGGCCGAGACCCTGTCCCGGGACCTCGCGGCGGCGGGCGTCGACGCCGTGGTCGTCGTCCTGTACGCGATCCTGCTCTACACCTACGATCCCCAACTCACGTACGTCGGCATCGGCGTGGCCCTGCTCAACGTGGCGGCCATGCGGGTCGTCATCCGGCTGCGCGCCACCCGTACGGCGAAGCTGCGCGCGGACAGCGCCCGGCTCACCAACACCGCTTACACCGGGCTGCAGTTGATCGAGACGATGAAGGCGACCGGCGGCGAGGACGGCTACTTCCGCAAGTGGGCCGGGCAGCACGCCACCACGCTGGAGGAGCAGCAGCGGCTCGGGGTGCCGAGCGCCTGGCTGGGCGTGGTCGCTCCGATGCTGGCCACCTTCAACAGCGCCCTCATCCTCTGGATCGGCGGCATGCGAGCCGTGGAGGGCGGGATCTCCGTCGGCCTGCTGGTCGCCTTCCAGGCCCTGGTCACCCGTTTCACCGCGCCGATCACCCGCCTCAACGGCGTGGCCGGCCGCATCCAGGACTTCGCGGCCGACGTGGCCCGCCTGAAGGACGTGGAGAACTTCAAGGCCGACCCGCTCTACGACCGCCCGGGCGCCGGCGATTCGACCCGACGGCTGCAGGGGCATGTCGAGCTGCAGAACATCACCTTCGGCTACAACCCCCTCGACAAGCCGCTGCTGACCGGCTTCGACCTGACGGTGGGGCCGGGCCGGCAGGTGGCGCTGGTCGGCGGCTCCGGCAGCGGCAAGTCGACCGTGTCCCGGCTGATCTCGGGTCTGTACGCGCCCTGGGAGGGTGTGATCCGCATCGACGGACAGCGCCTGGACGACATCCCGCGCGGCGCGCTCGCCTCCTCGGTGTCCTTCGTCGACCAGGATGTCTTCCTCTTCGAGGGCTCCGTGCGCGACAACGTGGCGCTGTGGGACCCGTCGATCCCGGACGACGCCGTGGTGGACGCCCTGCGGGACGCGGCCCTGTACGACGTGGTGCTGCGCCGCCCCGGCGGCATCCACAGCAGGGTCGAGCAGGACGGCCGCAACTTCTCCGGCGGGCAGCGCCAACGCCTGGAGATCGCGCGGGCGTTGGTGCGCCGGCCCAGCATCCTGGTCCTCGACGAGGTGACCAGCGCGCTGGACGCGGAGACCGAACTGACCGTCATGGACAACCTGCGCAAGCGCGGCTGTGCCTGTGTGGTGATCGCGCACCGGCTCAGCACCGTGCGCGACAGCGACGAGATCGTCGTACTGCAACACGGCACGATCGTGGAGCGCGGGCGGCACGAGGAGCTGGTGGCGCGCGGCGGCGCGTACGCGGCGCTGGTCAAGGAACGGTGA
- a CDS encoding S1 family peptidase, which translates to MSHKRIPKRKAAFAAGTVVALGAAAILLPNANASQDGSSNDAAAIAPKTLKATDASDLASQLEKMLGDAFAGSYYDSDKQQLVVNVVNNVISGDSNNVVVQAKKAGAEVREVDNSLPELAAGAKTLKEDATIPGTSWAVDPRTNKILVTADSTVTGAKWNTIESTVKSLGSGMATIKKSAGTLKTFVSGGDAIFGGGARCSLGFNVTAGDGSPAFLTAGHCGVAAEQWSDTQDGQPIATVDQATFPGDGDFALVKYDDPATVAPSEVNAGGGQTVAINQAADAEVGAQVFRMGSTTGLADGQVLGLDATVNYPEGTVTGLIQTDVCAEPGDSGGSLFTQDGSAIGLTSGGSGDCTVGGETFFQPVTTALQAVGATLGAGDAAGGGEAGAGGDASASPGDEAGAGGDAGANPGDEVGAGGDAGASASPGDEASVSPGEEVGGDQIGGEAAGNGDATGNGDATGNGAGDGTGVTESH; encoded by the coding sequence TTGAGTCACAAGCGAATTCCGAAGCGCAAGGCCGCGTTCGCGGCAGGCACCGTCGTAGCGCTCGGAGCGGCCGCGATTCTGCTGCCCAACGCCAACGCGTCCCAGGACGGCTCGTCGAACGACGCGGCGGCCATCGCGCCGAAGACGCTCAAGGCGACGGATGCCTCGGACCTCGCCTCGCAACTCGAGAAGATGCTGGGCGACGCCTTCGCCGGGTCCTACTACGACTCCGACAAGCAGCAGCTCGTCGTGAACGTCGTGAACAACGTGATCTCCGGCGACAGCAACAACGTCGTCGTGCAGGCGAAGAAGGCGGGCGCAGAGGTCCGCGAGGTCGACAACAGCCTCCCCGAACTGGCTGCCGGCGCGAAGACCCTCAAGGAGGACGCGACCATCCCGGGCACCTCCTGGGCCGTCGACCCGCGCACCAACAAGATCCTCGTGACCGCCGACAGCACGGTCACCGGCGCCAAGTGGAACACCATCGAGTCGACCGTGAAGAGCCTCGGCTCCGGCATGGCGACGATCAAGAAGTCGGCCGGCACCCTCAAGACCTTCGTCTCCGGTGGAGACGCGATCTTCGGCGGCGGTGCCCGCTGCTCGCTCGGCTTCAACGTCACCGCGGGCGACGGCAGCCCCGCCTTCCTGACCGCGGGTCACTGCGGGGTCGCGGCCGAACAGTGGTCGGACACACAGGACGGCCAGCCGATCGCCACCGTCGACCAGGCGACCTTCCCCGGCGACGGTGACTTCGCCCTGGTCAAGTACGACGACCCGGCGACCGTGGCGCCCAGCGAGGTCAACGCCGGCGGCGGCCAGACCGTCGCGATCAACCAGGCCGCGGACGCCGAGGTCGGCGCCCAGGTCTTCCGGATGGGCTCCACCACGGGCCTCGCCGACGGCCAGGTCCTCGGACTCGACGCGACCGTGAACTACCCGGAGGGCACCGTCACGGGGCTCATACAGACCGACGTCTGCGCCGAGCCCGGCGACAGCGGCGGCTCGCTGTTCACCCAGGACGGTTCGGCGATCGGCCTGACCTCAGGCGGCAGCGGCGACTGCACCGTCGGCGGCGAGACCTTCTTCCAGCCGGTGACCACCGCTCTCCAGGCGGTCGGCGCCACGCTCGGCGCGGGTGACGCGGCCGGCGGCGGGGAGGCCGGTGCAGGTGGCGACGCCAGCGCGAGCCCCGGTGACGAGGCCGGTGCAGGTGGCGACGCAGGCGCGAACCCCGGTGACGAGGTCGGCGCAGGTGGCGACGCAGGCGCGAGCGCGAGCCCCGGTGACGAGGCCAGTGTCAGCCCCGGCGAAGAGGTCGGCGGTGACCAGATCGGCGGCGAAGCGGCCGGCAACGGTGACGCGACGGGCAACGGTGACGCGACGGGCAACGGCGCCGGTGACGGCACCGGTGTGACGGAGTCCCACTGA
- a CDS encoding PaaI family thioesterase yields MTMTPAEADKILTGSFAPWVLDLGLLVETLTDDHVVLRLPRSQRLAREGGALSGQALMAAADTAAVIAVAAARGSYGPMTTVQQSTAFQRAVTGSDVLIKAVVTKLGRRMAFADITMTDSVSGSLAARASTVYALLG; encoded by the coding sequence ATGACGATGACGCCCGCCGAAGCCGACAAGATCCTCACCGGCAGCTTCGCCCCCTGGGTCCTCGACCTCGGCCTCCTGGTCGAGACGCTCACGGACGACCACGTGGTCCTGCGTCTTCCCCGGTCACAGCGGTTGGCTCGGGAGGGTGGCGCACTGTCGGGCCAGGCACTGATGGCCGCCGCCGACACCGCCGCCGTGATCGCCGTGGCGGCGGCCCGGGGCAGCTACGGGCCCATGACGACGGTGCAGCAGTCCACGGCTTTCCAGCGGGCGGTGACCGGTTCGGATGTCCTGATCAAGGCGGTCGTCACCAAGCTGGGCCGCCGTATGGCGTTCGCCGACATCACGATGACCGACTCCGTGTCGGGCTCACTCGCGGCCCGCGCGAGCACGGTCTACGCACTCCTGGGCTGA